GATAGATTGGGCTTGCGAGGTTAAAACACTTTATCGAAACGAAAACTTGGGCTGTAAATTGGCAGTAAGTAGTGCTATTGATTGGTTTTTCGAAAACGAGGAAATGGGAATTATTCTTGAAGACGATGTCGTCCCAGATCCTAGTTTTTTTTATTTCTGCGAAGAATTATTAGAATATTATAAAAATGACTCCCGTATCGGAATGATTAGTGGCGATAATTTTGGGTTCGGACATCGTAGAAATCAGAATAGTTATTATTATTCGTTATATACTCATATTTGGGGATGGGCTTCCTGGAGAAGGGCTTGGCAAGGGTATGACGCTAATATGAAGGATTACACCGAATTCTTTAAAAACGGATGGTTAAACGACCTTTTTCCAGATCCGATAGAGTTTCAGTTTTGGAAAAGAAATTTTGATGCTGTAGCCTATGAAAGTTTTGATACATGGGATTTTCAATGGGTCTATCATAACTTAAAAAACGGTCGATTGAATATAATGCCAGCAGTAAATCTGATAAAAAATATTGGTTTTGGAGAAGGGGCCGCTCATACAACGCATCCAAGCCCCCTTGCAAATATGAAGACCGATTCGCTTTTCTTTCCGCTTGTTCATCCGAATTTCATAGTGCGAGATTTGGAAAGCGATGCTTTTTCCAAAAAAACGTTTATTAATCCGGACAAAAAGATTAGAGGTCGTATTTTTAATTTAATGAATCCGCTTCGTCTTCTAATTCGACTAAGGAGTTATCTACTTGGAGCCAACTAAGGATGAAATTATTTGTAGACTTTGTGGCTCAGTTGCGAAGAAGGAATTTCAGACGAAAGTATTAAATCAGTACAAAGTCGTATATTACAAATGTTGCGATTGTGATCTTCTTCAATCCGAGTTTCCTTTTTGGTTGGAAGAAGCGTATAATAAAGCGATTTCGATTTTGGACACTGGTATTTTTTTACGAAACAATGAAAATGTAAAAAAACTAACACTTCTTCTTACCGAAGTGCAAACCCAGTGGAACGAAAAAAGTTTTTGGAATTCTTTGTTTCGCAAGCGAGTCTTCTTTCAGGGCAAGATTCTCGATTTTGGAGGTGGTCACGGGATCCTTGTTCGTCTGATGCGCGACGTCGGGTTTGATTGTTTTTGGTATGATAAATATGCAAAGAATGATTTTTCAGAAGGGTTTAGTTACAATCCGGCGGAAAATTACGACATCGTACTCGCCTTCGAGTTATTCGAACATTTTGATAAGCCGAACGAGAATATCGTAGAGATACTTAATTTTCAAAAGCCAAAATTGCTGATTTTTTCCACGCTCCTTTATGGATCAAAAACGCCCGATATGAATTGGTGGTATTATTCATTTGAATCTGGACAGCATATTGCCTTCTATAATGAAAAGACGTTGGCGAAACTGGAGAGCTTAACTGATTACTCAGTATGCTCATTAGCAACCGATTTTCATATACTAATCCGAAAGGATCTTAATTTGGATTTTCGAAAATTACGGAAGAGTATCCGCAATGTGGAAAGTCGTTTTCCCTCTTTTCGAAAATTATATAAAACGAAAACTTTTGAGGATCACCTTCTCCTGAAGAAGAGAACAAGTCAGGCCGAAAAAGAAAGCTAAGGAAGAAGTTGCAAAATTGAATAAAAAATTGATACAAAAGAAAAAAAATCATCGATATCGTGATTCCTTCCTTCAATGAAGAAGGCAATGTAAAAGCCCTTCATGATCGTTTAAAGGCAGTAATACCGGAGAGATACGATTATCGAATCATCTTTGTGGATGACGGAAGCTCAGACGGGACTTTGCGAGAAATACAGAAATTATCGGCACAAAATTCAAAGATCCGATTTCTATCCTTTTCCAAAAACTTCGGTCATCAAATTGCTCTGAAGGCTGGTCTTGATCATTCTGACGCTGATTGTGTAATTTCATTGGATGCAGATCTTCAACACCCACCGGAATTAATTCCCGCCATAATTCAAAAAATTGGAAGAAGGGAACGATATCGTTTATACAAAACGCTTAGACAATGAGAACGTCGGTCTGTTTAAAAAAGTAACGGCAAAAATATTTTATTCCCTATTGAACGGTCTTTCCGGGTTAAACATCGATCAAGGTGCGGCGGACTTTCGACTCCTGGATAAAAAGGTCGTTCACGTCTTAAAAACATTTGAAGAAAGAAATCTTTTTATTCGAGGGATGGTCACAGGAATCGGTTTTCAAAAAAGTTTTATAGAGTATCAACCGGAAAAACGAGTCTGGGGTAAAAGTAAATATAGTGTGAAGCGGATGTTTTTATTCGCGTTAGACGGGATCACTTCCTTTAGCGTAAAACCATTACATCTTGCGACGATCGCGGGTGTGGTTTTTTCCTTGTTTTCGGGGATCTATGCACTTTATGCCATTATAATATTCTTCACTTCTGATAAAGCGGTATCGGGCTGGACTTCCGTTTTGGTAAGTGTTTTGTTTATGGGTGGAGTCCAATTGATCGTGCTCGGAATTTTAGGGGAATATATTGGGAAAATGTTTCTTCAGACAAAAAACCGCCCCAATTATATCATTAAGGATTCGAATTTATGAAATCGAGTTTAGATAAATCCGAGATTCAACGAGAACATTTTAATAAAATTAAAGATAATTATAATAAGGCTAGGTCCGGCTCAAACCATTTGGCATACAAGAAGGTTTGGTGGGATCGTTTGCTTAGCTCTCTTTCTAATAAAATCGATAAAGCGAAGAAATTATCCGGACTCGAAGCTATGTGCGGACTCGGCGAAGGATCTACTTTTTTGAAAGGGAAATTTCCTCTGATACAATTTGAAGGCTTCGATTATTCGGATGAAATGGTGATCGCTTGTAAGAAAGAAAATAGCGCGATGACTCGGGTATTTCACCAGGATATCTTAAAGTTTAACGAGAAAGAAAAATATGATATCGTAATTCTTCTTGGAGGTCTTCATCACGTTCCGGATAGCGTCGATGTTGCGCTGGCGAAAATTTATGTTAGCCTAAAAAAAGGCGGGCTCTTTATTAATTTAGAACCGACGCATAATAATTTTCTATTTAAGTGGGTGAGAGAAAGGATTTATAAAAAGAACGCATTGTTTGAAGAAAGCTCAGAAAGAGGATTCGAGTTAAAAGAATACAATCGACTCTTGAAACAAGCTAGATTTCAAATTTTGGATCAATTCTATCCTGGATTATTAGGATATGTGCTTTATTACAATCCGGATGCATTTCCATTCTTAGATAGGGGGTCCGTAAGAATCGCGAAAGGTCTTTCACACTTGGATTGGATACTGGGTAAGACGTTCCTCGGAATATATTTTTCCTTTGCCACTTGGTCGGTCTGTAAAAAGTGAATCTGTTAACGAAAGAGTTTCTCTGGAGTCCTTACCAATTTGCATTTCTTGGTTTTTTCTTACTGCTTTATTTAGCTGAGAGTCAGTTTAGATGGAGCCGAAAAACGGTCCTTGTTGCTTCCATTTTTGTCGCGCTCAGTCTCTCAGTCTATTTGTTCGGACCAAATCTGAAAGCAAAGTGGTGGTTGATAGACGATCACGAAATTTTTTATTTTCTAAAGTCAAAAAATTCACAACAGAACTGGATTCAATTTTTTGAAATTCTTTTAAATCAGACAGAGGTAGGAAGCTTTGGTAACAGCCAAAGATATCGTTCTTCCTATTATTTCCTTCGTGTATTTGAAACTTTACTCTGGAAAGATAACCCGCTTTTATGGTATTCTTTTCGATTAGTCATCACTGCTCTATTTAGTTTTTCTATTCTAAAACTGCTAACGAAATATTTTTCATTTTCTTTATCCATTCTGTTTTTGCTCTCGGTTTTTTCTTTACGCTATTGGTCCGATATATTTTCCCGAATGGCGACAAGTGAAACGTATGCGGTATTCGGTATAAGTCTGATTCTAATCGGAATTTCAAATTACAGGGATCAATCTCAGAATTCTATCTGGACTTATGTTTCGATCGCGGTCGGTGTAATGATCGCGGAAGGCTCTAAGGAGAATTTTCTATTTTTAATTCCATTCCTCTCGTGATATTATTTTTGGAAAGAAAGGCGTCGAACACTTTGAGTTCAAAGATTGTTTTGACTGTCCCGAT
Above is a genomic segment from Leptospira stimsonii containing:
- a CDS encoding glycosyl transferase; its protein translation is MKAPVLLIAFNRPDFTSIVFETIRHYKPSKFYIAVDGPREKRTQEVADCERVRKVAERIDWACEVKTLYRNENLGCKLAVSSAIDWFFENEEMGIILEDDVVPDPSFFYFCEELLEYYKNDSRIGMISGDNFGFGHRRNQNSYYYSLYTHIWGWASWRRAWQGYDANMKDYTEFFKNGWLNDLFPDPIEFQFWKRNFDAVAYESFDTWDFQWVYHNLKNGRLNIMPAVNLIKNIGFGEGAAHTTHPSPLANMKTDSLFFPLVHPNFIVRDLESDAFSKKTFINPDKKIRGRIFNLMNPLRLLIRLRSYLLGAN
- a CDS encoding class I SAM-dependent methyltransferase, with product MEPTKDEIICRLCGSVAKKEFQTKVLNQYKVVYYKCCDCDLLQSEFPFWLEEAYNKAISILDTGIFLRNNENVKKLTLLLTEVQTQWNEKSFWNSLFRKRVFFQGKILDFGGGHGILVRLMRDVGFDCFWYDKYAKNDFSEGFSYNPAENYDIVLAFELFEHFDKPNENIVEILNFQKPKLLIFSTLLYGSKTPDMNWWYYSFESGQHIAFYNEKTLAKLESLTDYSVCSLATDFHILIRKDLNLDFRKLRKSIRNVESRFPSFRKLYKTKTFEDHLLLKKRTSQAEKES
- a CDS encoding glycosyltransferase → MIPSFNEEGNVKALHDRLKAVIPERYDYRIIFVDDGSSDGTLREIQKLSAQNSKIRFLSFSKNFGHQIALKAGLDHSDADCVISLDADLQHPPELIPAIIQKIGRRERYRLYKTLRQ
- a CDS encoding glycosyltransferase gives rise to the protein MEEGNDIVYTKRLDNENVGLFKKVTAKIFYSLLNGLSGLNIDQGAADFRLLDKKVVHVLKTFEERNLFIRGMVTGIGFQKSFIEYQPEKRVWGKSKYSVKRMFLFALDGITSFSVKPLHLATIAGVVFSLFSGIYALYAIIIFFTSDKAVSGWTSVLVSVLFMGGVQLIVLGILGEYIGKMFLQTKNRPNYIIKDSNL
- a CDS encoding class I SAM-dependent methyltransferase, which encodes MKSSLDKSEIQREHFNKIKDNYNKARSGSNHLAYKKVWWDRLLSSLSNKIDKAKKLSGLEAMCGLGEGSTFLKGKFPLIQFEGFDYSDEMVIACKKENSAMTRVFHQDILKFNEKEKYDIVILLGGLHHVPDSVDVALAKIYVSLKKGGLFINLEPTHNNFLFKWVRERIYKKNALFEESSERGFELKEYNRLLKQARFQILDQFYPGLLGYVLYYNPDAFPFLDRGSVRIAKGLSHLDWILGKTFLGIYFSFATWSVCKK